Part of the Sphingomonadaceae bacterium OTU29LAMAA1 genome, ATCGGTTCCACCACCTACAAGGAATTCCGCAACCATTTCGAAAAGGATCGTGCGCTGCTGCGCCGGTTCCAGAAGATCGACGTCAACGAACCGACGATCGAGGATACGATCAAGATCCTCGCCGGCCTGCGCTCGGCGTTCGAGGATCACCATAACGTCAAATATACGCCCGATGCGATCAAGTCGGCGGTGGAGCTGTCGGCGCGTTACATCAATGACCGCAAGCTGCCCGACAAGGCGATCGACGTGATCGACGAGGTCGGCGCGATGCAGATGCTGGTGCCGGCGAACAAGCGGAAGAAGACGATCACCGCCAAGGAGATCGAACAGGTGATCGCGACGATGGCGCGCATCCCGCCGAAGTCGGTCTCGACCGACGACAAGGCGGCGCTGGAAAGTCTCGAGACCGATCTCAAGCGCGTCGTGTTCGGCCAGAACAGCGCGATCGAGAAGCTGGCGTCGGCGATCAAGCTCGCCCGCGCGGGCCTGCGCGAGCCGGAGAAGCCGATCGGCAACTATCTGTTCACCGGCCCCACCGGCGTCGGCAAGACGGAGGTCGCCAAGCAGCTGTCGTCGATCCTCGGCATCCCGCTCCAGCGGTTCGACATGTCCGAATATATGGAGCGGCATTCGGTCAGCCGGCTGATCGGTGCGCCTCCCGGCTATGTCGGGTTCGATCAGGGCGGGTTGCTCACGGATGCGGTCGACCAGAACCCGCATTGCGTGCTGCTGCTCGACGAGATCGAGAAGGCGCATCCCGATTTGTTCAACATCCTGTTGCAGGTGATGGATAACGGGCGCCTGACCGATCAGCACGGCAAGTCGGTGGATTTCCGCAACGTCATCCTCATCATGACCACCAATGCCGGTGCCTCGGACATGGCGCGCGAGACGGTCGGCTTCGGCAATCTGACGCGCGAGGGCGAGGACGAGCAGGCGGTGCAGAAGATGTTCACGCCGGAATTCCGCAACCGGCTCGATGCGATCGTGCCGTTCGGGTATCTGCCGACCGAGGTGGTCGCGCGGGTGGTGGACAAGTTCATCCTCCAGCTCGAACTCCAGCTTGCCGACCGCAACGTCCACATCAATCTGGACGATGCCGCGAAGAGCTGGCTGACCGAGAAGGGCTATGACAAGCTGTACGGCGCGCGTCCGATGGGTCGCCTGATCCAGGAAAAGATCAAGCAGCCGTTGGCCGAGGAATTGCTGTTCGGCAAGCTGGTCCATGGCGGCGAGGTGACGGTGCGGATGAAGGATGGCGCGCTGTCCTTCGCGATCGAAGCCGCGGCGCCCAAGAAGCCGCGCAAGAAAGGCAAGGCCGAGCCGGTCGATGCCAAGTAAGCGTTAGAACAACCTCCGAAACGGACCGGACTTTAGCCAGTTCGGTCCGCATCGGTGATAATGCTTTCGGGTGCCGACATTCGACGCCCCTACCCAACTGCTCCCCGACCCAGACGTTCGCGCCTCCAGCGATGCAAAGGCGCTGGCAGACGCGGCGGCCGGGCGGATGATCGACAGCAAGACGGTGGCCCGCTGGCTGGGTGGATGGCATCTTGCCCGGACCAGCTTCGACGACCTTTGCCACGTATCTCCCTTGCATCGTGATCGGCCTGCATCGCCCGATTCCGGCAGTGGGTTCCGCATCCGGTCGAACGACGCCGTCGGCGCTTTTCCCCTCATGTGGACCCAAACCGCGATAGACGAATGCAGTCGCATGCGACGGATATTCACTGTTATCAGCGACGAAGCGGAACCCCGTTTCGCCGCGGCCCTGGTTACGGTGATGGTGCGCCTGATCGTCGATGGCCCCGGTTGGGATAGCGGCATCGCGGACGTTCCGCTGCTGCCGCCATTCGCGCTACGTGTCATGATCGAGGACACCGGCCTGACGGTACTGGGCCCGCGACAGCCCCACATGCTGGTTTGAACGGTCGCACGCCGCCGGGCGGGTCTAGCGAAACGGCGGTTCCAGTGACTCCGTCCGCAGCGCGGTCATCGCAGCTTTCGTCGGGGTGGTCAGCGCATCGGGCATGGCATCCAGCGGAAACCATTCAGGTCCGTGGTGCTTCGCCGGCTCCATATTGCGCGGAGTTCCAGTGAAGGCATCGGCGCGATAGATCGGTGCGACCCAATGCGTCCCCCGCGCCACGTCGATCTGGTCGACGAAGCACAGCAAGCGTGCGGCGACCACGACGATGCCCAACTCCTCGACGATCTCCCGTCGCATTGCAGCCTAGGCTGATTCGGTCTGCACGTCCGGTGCAACGAACGCGTTCACCGGGATATCTGCCATTGGTATCGCCTGTCCTCGCCCGTTCCAGGCCAATCCTTCGTATCCCTGACATGCCGTTTACCAAAGCTTTGGAAACGATGACTTACTAGGGGTGCATGCCGAAGTGGCCTCCGATCCGGTGCATCGTTGCCACCCTGCTGCTGCTGCTGGCAAGCATCGTCGCTGCGCCGGCGGTCGCGGCTACCGGTACGCCGCTGCGGACCTGCATCTTGCCCGCAACATTGTTGTCCGGGATCGCTGGCGACGCGTTGCCAGGGGCGCTGTTCGCGCATCCCGACCGGTTCGATTGTACGACCAGAGCGACCGATTTCGGCGCGGGCGATTTCTGGGTCCTGTCGCAACCGCTGCCACAGGCTGCAGTGGGCGGCCCCGTCACCCAGGTCCGGCAGGCGAGCCTGTGGCAGAACCGGGTCACCCTCTACGTCCTGTATGCCGATGGCGCGATCCGGCATATCGGCTTCACCAGCGCCACCGCCGGTGAGCATCTGATGCTGGGCGCCGTGGTGCAGCTGGCATTGCCACGCCATCACGTCCACCCGACGCGGCTGCTCTGGCATATCGAGGGATCGCTCAATCGTCGTGGCGTACTGGTAGGACCGGCGCTGGTCGATCACCGCACCGCTGCCAATACCGAAATTACGATGGCGGCGCTCTATGCGGCCTTCGCCGGCATGTGCCTGGCATTGCTCGTCTACAATCTGGCGCTTTGGGCAGCACTGCGGCAGGCGTTCCAGCCGGCTTATTGCCTGATGGTGTTGTGCCTGCTGGCCTATGCCTTCACCTCATCGGGGCTGCTCGGCCAGTTGACCGGTATCGACAACAACGATCGGCAGCGGCTGAGCTATGTGCTGCTCGGCTGGTCCGCCGCGACCGCGATGGTGTTCGCCCGCGCATTTCTGGAACAGCGCGTCTTCGACGGCTGGCTGCGGCCGTACAGCAACCTCGTCATCGCGTTCCTGCTGATCGCCACCGGCAGCTACGCCATTCTGTCACCGCGCTTTGCGGACATTACCGATCCGCTGAGCACCTTCGCGTATCTGCTGGTGATCACCTGGCTGGTGCCGGTGCTTGTCCGCGCCTGGCGGCGGCGCAGCAACTATCTCTGGATCTTCGCCCTCGCCTGGGGCGCGCCGGTTGCGCTGGCCGGCGTCCGTGTCCTCGCCGCGTTCAACCTGATCGGCTGGCAGATGTGGATCGACAATTCGACGCTGCTGGCGATGGCGCTGGAGGCGGCGCTGTCGTCGCTCGGCGTCGCCTATCGCATTCGCCTGCTCAGCGTCGAGCGGGACGAGGCACGCGAGCAGGAGATCGCCGCCCGCCTGCTCGCCGCGACCGATCCGCTGACCGGCCTGCTCAACCGCCGCGCTTTTCTGGACAATGCGATCGGGCGGACGGAAGACCACCAGCTGATCCTGATCGACATCGACCATTTCAAGAGCATCAACGAGACGATCGGCCATGACGGCGGCGACGAGGTGCTGCGCGTGATCGCAAGGGCCTTGCGCGCCTCCGCGACGCCCGAGGCGCTGGTAGCGCGCGTCGGCGGCGAGGAATTCGCGATGATCGCTCCGGCCGAGGCGCCACTCGACGCGCGTGGCGTGCTCGACAGGCTGCGCATGGAGCGGATGCCGTTCGACCTGACCGTCACTGCCAGCATCGGCACCTGCATCGGCCCGCTGACCCGCGAGACTGACTGGAAGGCGATGTATCGCTGCGCCGATCGCGCCTTGTTCGAGGCGAAGGCGGCAGGCCGCGACCGCGTGCGTAACGGCGCGACGCTTGCCGACGCCGCCTGACGGGCCGCTGGCAGCCGCCTCGACTTTCTGCTACGCATCGTCGGGGAGGACATGCTGGATGACGGACCGTCGTAAATTGGCAATCGCCGCACTGGCGGTCGTGACGATCGTAGCGGTGCGCCACCCGACTCCGAACATCCGCCTGTTGACCCATGACGTTGGTGATACACAACCCCATCGCGTGCAGGCGGCGATCGACCTGGGGCTGATGGGCTTCTCCGTCCTTTATACCTGGACCGCGCGCCGTACCTGATTGATCAGCCGATCACGGTCTTCAGGTTCATGAATTCGTGCAGCCCGTATGGACCGAGCTCCCGCCCGTAACCCGACCGCTTGATACCGCCGAACGGGGCCTCCGGACTGGAGGCCAGCATCGCGTTCACCGCGATCATGCCAGCCTCGATATCCCGCTCGAACCGGTCGCGCTCGGCCGGGTCGCGTGTCCAGACCGACGATCCGAGGCCGAACGGCACGTCGTTCGCCAGCGCGATCGCGGCGTCGATATCGGCGGCGCGGAACACCATCGCGACAGGACCGAACAATTCCTCCTGCGCCGCCGGATGATCGATCGGCACGTCGACCAATATTCCGGCCGACATATAAGCGCCCCTGCCTGGCAACGCCTCGCCGCCGAACAACAGCTTGCCGCCGGCGCGCCGGATCGCCTCGAGCTGGCCGAGCGTGGTGGCGCGCTGCTCTTCGCTCGACAGCGGTCCCATGTCGGTGTCGCCGTCCATCGGATCGCCGGCCTTGACTGCGCGCATCGCCGTCGAGAACCGCTCCAGGAAAGCATCATAGACGTCGGTATGGACGATCATCCGTTTGGCGCAGATGCACGACTGGCCGGTGTTCTGCACCCGCGCCTTCACCGCCTGCTGGACCGCAGCGTCTAGATCGGCCGAGGGCATGACGATAAACGGATCCGACCCACCCAGTTCCAGCACCGCTTTCTTCAGGTGACGCCCCGCCGCCTCGGCGACCTTGATCCCCGCGCTCTCGCTGCCGGTCAGCGTCACCGCAACGATGCGCGAATCTGCGATCAGGGCATCAACCTTGTCGCTCTTGATCGCAAGGTTCTGAAACAAGCCGGCGGGCGCACCCGCCGCGACGATCATCCGTTCGATCGCCGCGCCGCACCCTTGCGTCAGCGAAGCATGCTTCAGCAACCCGACATTGCCCGCCATGATCGTCGGCGCGGCAAAGCGAACGACCTGCCAGTACGGGAAATTCCACGGCATGACGGCCAGTACCGGTCCCAGCGGCAGCCAGCGCGCGGTGGCGGGACCGTTTGGCGTCTGGAACGTTGCCGGCGCGAGCATCGCCGGTCCCTCCTGGGCATAGTGACGAAACGCCGCGGCGCATTTCTGCACCTCGGCGATGGCCGATGACAGGGTCTTGCCCATCTCGCGCGTCGCGATCTCCGCCAGTTCGCGCACATTGGCCTCGAACTGTTCCGCGATACGTTCCAGCAAGGCGGTCCGCTCGTCGTACGTCGTCGTCCGCCATCGCACATACGCGGCAGCGGCGCGGGCGATCTTGTCCTCCAGTTCGGCGGCGGTGAGCTCGGCAATGCTGGCGCCGGCGATGCCGGTAGCGGGATCGATACTTGTGAACATCAACGGCCAACGCGCCGCAATCGCGAGCGATCCCGCTTCTTGCACCCGCCCCGCCCGTGCCGCATAGCGACACGCATGGATACGCCGATCGAAACCCTGTCGTTCGAGGACGCCCTCAAGGAACTGGAACGCATCGTCGGCCGGTTGGAAAGCGGAGAGGCGACGCTGGACGAGTCGATCCAGCTTTACGAGCGGGGCGACCGCCTGCGCCAGCGCTGCGCGGAACGGCTCGACGCCGCGCAGGCCCGGATCGAGGCAATCCGTCTGGATGCCGACGGCAAGGCCGCCGGTACCCGCCCCTTTGCCGCGGGCTGAGGCGATGCAGCCTGCGTTAGCGGACGCCATGGCGACCGTGTCGGCCGACATCGACGCGCGGTTCGACCGATTGCTTGCGGTGCCGGACGATCCCCGGTCGAGCCTGTATGAAGCGATGCGCCATGCCGCGATCGGCGGCGGCAAGCGGCTGCGACCGCTGCTGCTGTGCGCCACCGCCGACCTGTTTGGCGTGTCGCGCGACTGTTCGGGCGAGGTCGCGACGGCTGTGGAAGCGATCCACGTCTATTCGCTGATCCACGACGACCTGCCGGCGATGGACGACGACGATCTGCGCCGCGGCAAGCCGACCGTGCACAAGGCGTATGACGAGGCGACGGCCATCCTCGCGGGCGATTGCCTGCACGCACTGGCATTCGAGATTCTCGCCGATCCCGATACGCATCCGGACCCGTTCGTGCGCGCCGATCTGGTGATGGAACTCGCTCGCGCGTCCGGCCCTTCGGGCATGGCGGGCGGGCAGATGATGGATCTGGTCGCCGAACGATCACGGTTCGACCTGCCGACCGTCACCCGGTTGCAGCAGATGAAGACCGGTGCGTTGATTTCTGTATCGGTCGAAATGGGCGCGATTCTGGGCCGGGTGCCGCCGGAGGGTCGCACCGGCCTGCGCGGCTATGCCCACGACCTCGGCCTCGCCTTCCAGATCGCCGACGATCTGCTCGATGCCGAGGGCGACGAGGCGATCGCCGGCAAGAAGCTGCGCAAGGACGAGGGCGCGGGCAAGGAGACGTTCCTGTCGCTGCTCGGCATCGACCGTGCGCGCGAACAATGCCGCATGCTGGTGGATCAGGCGGTGCAGCATCTGCATGGCCATGGGCCAGAGGCGGATGTGTTGCGCGACGTTGCGCGCTACGTGGTCGAACGGGACCATTGAGGCCATTCGGGGGCAACGAAATGAGTGAACGGATCGGCGTCTATCCCGGCACTTTCGACCCCGTGACGCTGGGGCATATGGACATCATTCGCCGCGGTGCGAAGCTGGTCGACAGACTGGTGATCGGGGTGACGACCAATCCATCCAAATCGCCGATGTTCACGATCGAGGAACGGATGGCGATCGTGCGCCGAGAGGTGGCAGATGTCGGGGGTGCGATCGACGTCGTCGCGTTCGATTCACTGCTGATGGATTTCGCCGAGCGCGAGGGTGCGAAGGTCATCATCCGCGGTCTGCGTGCGGTAGCCGACTTCGAGTACGAATATCAGATGGCGGGGATGAACCAGCAGATCAACCCGCGGGTCGAGACGGTATTCCTGATGGCAGACGTCGCGCTGCAACCGATCGCCAGTCGATTGGTCAAGGAAATCGCGCTGTTCGGCGGACCGATCGGGAAGTTCGTGACACCCGCCGTTTGCGAGGAGGTCGTTGCGCGAGTCGAGGTGCTGGGCCGCAAGGGCAGCTGATCCCCCCTTATCGTCGCTCAGGCTACATTGTTGTCAGAGCTCTTCCGACTGCCGGTTCCTTTCCCCGCCACCAGCAAGTCTCCGCCCCATTCCGGCCACGATGTTCAGTTTGGTGCAATCAGTGATTTGGTTTAAGCCGCCCGGCATCACCAGAGTTGGAAATTTCATGCGTCCGTTCGCCCGTTTGTTCGCGTTCCTCCTGTGCCTGTTCGCGGTGCCTGCATTCGCGCAGACGCTGCCGGTAGAGGTCGCCGGCCGCGCTACCCCGCCGCTGACCACCGACAAGGAAAATCTGTGGCTCCTCGACCTTTCCGACGGTGGACGGGTAACGATCTGGCTGCGTCCTGACGTGGCGCCGAAGATGGTCGAGCGGGTGAAGCTGCTGACCCGCCAGGGCTTCTACAACGGTCTTGCATTTCATCGCGTGATCGACGGCTTCATGGCGCAGGGCGGCGATCCCAAGGGCGACGGCACCGGCGGGTCGACGCTCCCCAATGTCGCCGCGGAGTTCAACTACCTCCCCCACGTCCGCGGCGTCGTGTCCGCGGCACGTGCCGATGACGAGAACAGCGCCAACAGCCAGTTCTTCATCGTCTTCCAGCCGCGCCTCAACCTGGACAAAAAGTACACCGTTTTCGGCCGTGTGATCGAGGGCATGCAATATGTCGACGCGATCGAACGCGGTGAGCCGCCGACGGACCCCACCAAGGTCATCCGCGCCTATATCGCCGCCGACAACCCTCCCCCCTACACGCCTGCCGCCGCGCCTGCGCCGGTAACGCTCGGCGCGCCCGTGACTCTGCCCGGCAGCAGCAGTCCGGCGGGCAAGGCCGTACCGAAGCGCGCGTCCGCCACCAGGGCACCCGCTGCCGCAAAGTGAAAGTCGACCTCTTCGATTTCGTGCTGCCGCCGGAACGCATCGCGCTGCGGCCGGCGGTGCCGCGCGACACTGCCCGGCTGCTGGTGCTTGATGGCAATGCGACGCGCGATCTGACGGTGGGCGATCTGCCCGACCAGTTGCGCGCTGGCGATTGCCTCGTCTTCAACGACACCCGCGTCATTCCCGCCCGGCTCGACGGCCGGCGTGGAGACGCGAAGATCGGCGCGACGCTGCACAAGCGCGAAGGGGCGCGACGCTGGCGCGCCTTCATCCGCAACGCCAAGCGACTGCGTGACGGCGACGCGATCGACTTCGGTAATGGTGTCACCGCTACCGCATCGGACCGTGCCGAGGACGGCAGCTTCGCGCTCGATTTCGCCGGTGACGAACCGGTCGAACTGCTGCTCGAGCGCGCCGGCCGGATGCCTTTGCCGCCCTATATCGCGGCCAAGCGGCCGACGGACGCACAGGACGCCGACGATTACCAGACGATGTTCGCCGCCGAGCCCGGCGCCGTCGCCGCGCCGACCGCCGCGCTGCACTTCACGCCGGACTTGATCGCCGCGCTCGATAAGGCAGGCGTCTCGCACGAGATGCTGACACTGCATGTCGGTGCCGGCACCTTCCTGCCCGTCAAGGCCGACGATACCGCCGATCACCGCATGCATGCCGAATGGGGCCGGATCGACGCCGCGACCGCCGACCGCCTGAACGCCGTCCGCGCCCGCGGGGGTCGCGTCATCGCCATCGGCACCACCTCGCTCCGCCTGATCGAGAGCGCGACGGGTGAGGATGGCGTCATCCGACCGCTCGCGGGCGATACATCGATCTTCATCACGCCCGGCTACGTGTTCAGGGGTATCGACGGACTGCTGACGAACTTCCATCTGCCCAAATCGACACTGTTCATGCTGGTATCGGCGCTGATGGGGCGGGAGCGGATGCAGGCAGCCTATGCGCATGCGATCGATCGGGGGTATCGCTTCTATTCCTACGGCGACGCTTCGCTGCTGATCCCTTGAGCGGGATCGCATGCCGGGAATGGCTATCGTCGTGCGGCGAAGCCGACTAAGCACATGCTACGATCGCAATTTCCTTTTGCGGACCCGGATTAGGCGCAGGAACCGTCAGTGTCGCAACAACAAGGATCAGTGTTCGCGTCCACCGGCATCGACGGGCTGGATGACATCCTCAACGGGGGTTTGACGCCCGAGCGGCTTTATCTGGTCGAGGGAACGCCCGGCACCGGCAAGACCACGCTGGGTCTCGGTTTCCTGTTGACCGGGGCCGCTGCCGGTCAGACCGGCCTGTATATCACGCTCGCCGAGACCGAAGTGGAACTGCGGGCGGTCGCCGACACGCATGGCTGGACGCTCGATCCGATCACGATCTTCGAGATGGTACCTGCGGACGGGCTGGGTGGCGATCACGAACAGACGCTGCTGCACCCCAGCGAGGTCGAACTCGGCGAAACGGTACGGGCGATCATGGCCAGGGTGGACGAGATCCGGCCGGCCCGCGTCGTCATCGACAGTCTGTCCGAGTTGCGGCTGCTGGCGCAAAGTCCGGTGCGTTATCGCCGGCAGATCCTGGCGCTGAAGCATTATTTCTCGACCCGCCAGTGCACCGTGCTGGTCCTCGACGACAAGAGCGCCTCGGGTGGCGACTTGCAATTGCACAGCATCGCGCATGGCGTCATCTCGCTGGAACAGACGCTGTCGGGTTTTGGGGCGCAGCGTCGCCGCATGCATGTGGTCAAGATGCGCGGCGTGCGCTTCCGCGGCGGTTATCACGATTTCGAGATCGAACGCGGCGGCCTGTGCGTCTATCCGCGGCTGGTGGCGTCGGAACATCACGATGATGGCGAGATGCCGTTCGTGTCTACGGGTTCACCGGCGTTCGATGCGCTGCTGGGCGGCGGCCTCGTCACCGGCACCGCGACGCTGCTGACCGGTCCGGCGGGCGTCGGTAAAACTACTGCAACGGTCCAATGCATGGTCGCCGCCCTGAAACGCGGCGATCCGGCGTCCTATTTCCTGTTCGACGAACGGGCGGCGACATTAAAGGCGCGATCGAAGGCGCTTGGCATGGATTTGCAGCCATTCATCGATTCGAGACAATTGACGCTGCGGGCGATCGATCCTGCGGAGCTGTCGCCAGGCGAATTCGCCGCGACCGTGCGCGCTGCGGTGGAGCAGGACGGCGCGCGAATGATCGTGGTCGACAGCCTCAATGCGTACCTGCAGTCGATGCCGAGCGAGCAGTTCCTAATCCTTCAGATGCACGAGTTACTGACCTATCTGGGCCAGCGCGGCGTGGTGTCGATGCTGATCTTGGGAATGCACGGCATCATGGGCGACGTGCGCGCCGACGTCGATCTCAGCTATCTCGCAGACACTGCGGTCCAGTTGCGCTATTTCGAGGCGTTCGGTGAGGTACGCCAGGCGATATCGGTCATTAAGACACGAACCGCGCGTCATGAACGGATGATCCGCGAATTCCGGATTGAGGAGGCGGGCCTGACGTTTGGCGAACCGCTGAAGGAGTTCCGTGGCGTGCTGACCGGCGTGCCGACGTTCCAGGGCGAAGGCGTTGCACTGCTGGCGTCGCACGATGCCATACCCGTGGGCGATCGTGGCGACGATATCGTCACCTGAGATGGACGGGGCCGTCCTGATCCTAGCTCCCCGCGGACGCGATGCGGCGGTGGCGGCCGACCTGCTACGGCGTGGCGGCATTCGGGCGGACGTCGTCGCCGATCTGCCCGCCCTGATGGCGGCATTGTCGAACGACGTCGCAGCCGTGCTCATCACCGAAGAAGCGCTCGCGGCAGAGGATCGGTCACCGTTGATCGCCTGGGTGGCGGCGCAACCCACCTGGTCGGACCTGCCGTTCGTTGTGCTCGCCAATGGTGCGCGTGGCCCCCGATCCGCAGCGGCATCGGAACGGGTCGGCGACCTTGGCAACGTCGTGCTGCTGGAACGCCCGCTGCATGCCGAGGCGATGCTCGGTGCGATCCGGTCGGCGATCAAGGCGCGAACGCGGCAATACGAAGTCCGCTGGGCAGCCTCGATGCTGGAAGCAGCGGTGAAGCAGCGGACCGCGGAGCTGGAGGCGGCGCGCGGCAGTCTGGAATTTGCGCTCGATGCCGCTGGCATGGGCAGTTGGGACCTCGACCTCGCCAGCGGCACAATACAGCGCAGCCTTCGCCACGACGAGATCTTCGGCTATGCCGAGCCGCAGCCGGAATGGTCGATCGAGCGGATGCTGTCGCATGTCGACCCCCGCCAGCGCGATGCGATCGCCGCCGCATTCGAAAACGCTCTCGTTATCGGCACGCTCGATATCGAATGCCCGATCCGTGGGGCGGATGGCAGCCAGCGGTGGATCACCAAAAAAGGCCGCATCCGCTTCGACTCGGCAGACCAACCGGTTCGTATGACGGGCGTCGTGACCGACATCACCACCCGCAAAGAGGCCGATGTCCAGCTGGCGCAGGCACAGAAGATGGACGCGATCGGCCAACTCACCGGCGGGGTCGCGCATGATTTCAATAATTTGCTCACGCCGATCGTCGGCAGTCTCGACATGGTCCGCCGCCGTCATCTGGATGACGAGCGCACGCAGCGGATGGTTGGCGGCGCGCTACAGGCGGCGGAGCGCGCGGCGACTTTGACCCAGCGACTGCTAGCATTCGCCCGGCGACAGGCGCTTCAACCCAAAGCGGTTGATATCGGTGCACTGATCGACGGTATGGTCGACCTGATTCGTCGTTCGCTCGGCCCGACGATCAAGGTGGTACTCGAGGTTCCGCCGAGCCTGCCGCCCGCCCGCGTCGATCCCAATCAGCTCGAACTGGCGTTGCTCAACCTCGCGATCAACGCACGCGATGCCATGCCCGGCGGCGGCCAATTGACCATTACGGTCGCCGACGCGTCGCTCACCCGACGCAACGCCATTGGCCTGGATGCCGGGCGTTATGTGCGGATCCTCGCGGGTGACACAGGCGTCGGTATGGATCAGGCGACGCTGGCTCGCGCGACCGAGCCGTTCTTTTCGACCAAGGGCGTCGGCAAGGGCACAGGGCTCGGCCTTTCGATGATTCACGGTCTGGCCGCGCAATCGGGCGGCACATTGACGCTGGCGAGCGAACCCGGTCAGGGCACCAGCGTGGAACTGTGGTTACCCGCGACGCAGGATGAGCCGACAGTCATTGCCGATCGGCGCAGTGAACCGATGCAGGCGCGGCGAGCCGCCCGGATATTGCTCGTCGACGATGAGGACATCGTCCGTTTGGCGACCGCCGACATGCTGCGCGATATCGGCTATCAGGTGGTCGAGGTATCATCGGGCAGTCAGGCGCTGACGGTGATCCGTAGCGGCGCCGAGGTCGATCTGCTGGTCACCGATTATTTGATGCCAGGTATGACCGGGGCGGCGCTGATCGGCGAGTTGCGCGGCCGCGGCCATGCCTTGCCGATGCTGTTGATCACCGGCTATGCGGCGACCGGAACGGACGTGCCCTCCGACGTACCGCGTCTTGCCAAACCGTTCCGTCAAGTCGATCTTGCGGCACAGGTCGACGACTTGCTGCACGTTGCGACGGACAGGAGCAAGGGACTGCGTATCGTCCGTTGAGCGACCGTGTCCATCCGGGCCTATCTCTCCTTAACCGTTTGCTTGCTAAGGCAGGCGAATACAGGGGCGATCTCGGGGCGGAGCGGGCGGTGGCATTGATGGGTTCGGCCGATCCAGGCCGCCGCAATACGGCGATCGACAGCGTCCGCGGGTTGCTCGTACTGGCCGTCATCCTGGGTCATTACGGAGAACTCGCCGATCGTACGAGCCTCTTGACCTGGCTCGGGACCGGGTTTCGCATGCCGCTGTTCATCGGTCTGTCGGGCTATCTGTTTAGCCTCGAACGCGCACGCGCGACGCCTCTGCCGCGATTGCTACGACGCTACAATGCGCGCCTGATCATGCCGTGGGTCGCTGCGTTGATCGTCTATCTAATTATCACCCAGCAGGTTGCGCTGCTGACGCCCTACACGATGCTGGTTCGTCCGCCGTATCACTTCTGGTTCGTGCCCGTACTGATGGCGTTCATCGTTGTGGCCGCGAGCAGCCGGCTGAGCCCGGTCGCGATGCTGGGGATTGCGATTCCCTTGAGTATTGGCGCGATGTACGTGTTTGGCGTAGGCCATGTCACGCAGGCGGCGCATGCGTCGCTGTTGGATCGTCGGTTTTTTATTTATCCGATCTATTTTTACTACGGCCTGTGGATTGCACGACGGGCGCCCGATCGCTGGCGTACTATCGCGGCAATTATGCTGGTCCCGATCGGTGTGGTCTGGTGGTGCAAGCTGTACGGTGAGCCGAACCTTGCGGGCGAGGT contains:
- the clpA gene encoding ATP-dependent Clp protease ATP-binding subunit ClpA; protein product: MPSFAPALETTLHKALEAASSRRHEYATLEHLLLALIGDEHASKVMEACHVDLGELKTTVAHYLDTELDALKVDASTDPSPTSGFQRVVQRAILHVQSSGRDEVTGANVLVALFSERESYAVYFLQQQDMSRLDAVSFISHGVGKGGTADATPPKGAEEDKPAKGQEKGKTESALKQFTVDLNEKAKIGKVDPLIGRGPEVDRTIQILCRRSKNNPLYVGDPGVGKTAIAEGLARKIVEGEVPDVLKEAVIYSLDMGSLLAGTRYRGDFEERLKAVVNELEKLPHAVLFIDEIHTVIGAGATSGGAMDASNLLKPALSGGTIRCIGSTTYKEFRNHFEKDRALLRRFQKIDVNEPTIEDTIKILAGLRSAFEDHHNVKYTPDAIKSAVELSARYINDRKLPDKAIDVIDEVGAMQMLVPANKRKKTITAKEIEQVIATMARIPPKSVSTDDKAALESLETDLKRVVFGQNSAIEKLASAIKLARAGLREPEKPIGNYLFTGPTGVGKTEVAKQLSSILGIPLQRFDMSEYMERHSVSRLIGAPPGYVGFDQGGLLTDAVDQNPHCVLLLDEIEKAHPDLFNILLQVMDNGRLTDQHGKSVDFRNVILIMTTNAGASDMARETVGFGNLTREGEDEQAVQKMFTPEFRNRLDAIVPFGYLPTEVVARVVDKFILQLELQLADRNVHINLDDAAKSWLTEKGYDKLYGARPMGRLIQEKIKQPLAEELLFGKLVHGGEVTVRMKDGALSFAIEAAAPKKPRKKGKAEPVDAK
- a CDS encoding NUDIX domain-containing protein, giving the protein MRREIVEELGIVVVAARLLCFVDQIDVARGTHWVAPIYRADAFTGTPRNMEPAKHHGPEWFPLDAMPDALTTPTKAAMTALRTESLEPPFR
- a CDS encoding NAD-dependent succinate-semialdehyde dehydrogenase; the protein is MFTSIDPATGIAGASIAELTAAELEDKIARAAAAYVRWRTTTYDERTALLERIAEQFEANVRELAEIATREMGKTLSSAIAEVQKCAAAFRHYAQEGPAMLAPATFQTPNGPATARWLPLGPVLAVMPWNFPYWQVVRFAAPTIMAGNVGLLKHASLTQGCGAAIERMIVAAGAPAGLFQNLAIKSDKVDALIADSRIVAVTLTGSESAGIKVAEAAGRHLKKAVLELGGSDPFIVMPSADLDAAVQQAVKARVQNTGQSCICAKRMIVHTDVYDAFLERFSTAMRAVKAGDPMDGDTDMGPLSSEEQRATTLGQLEAIRRAGGKLLFGGEALPGRGAYMSAGILVDVPIDHPAAQEELFGPVAMVFRAADIDAAIALANDVPFGLGSSVWTRDPAERDRFERDIEAGMIAVNAMLASSPEAPFGGIKRSGYGRELGPYGLHEFMNLKTVIG
- a CDS encoding exodeoxyribonuclease VII small subunit, which encodes MDTPIETLSFEDALKELERIVGRLESGEATLDESIQLYERGDRLRQRCAERLDAAQARIEAIRLDADGKAAGTRPFAAG
- a CDS encoding GGDEF domain-containing protein, producing the protein MPKWPPIRCIVATLLLLLASIVAAPAVAATGTPLRTCILPATLLSGIAGDALPGALFAHPDRFDCTTRATDFGAGDFWVLSQPLPQAAVGGPVTQVRQASLWQNRVTLYVLYADGAIRHIGFTSATAGEHLMLGAVVQLALPRHHVHPTRLLWHIEGSLNRRGVLVGPALVDHRTAANTEITMAALYAAFAGMCLALLVYNLALWAALRQAFQPAYCLMVLCLLAYAFTSSGLLGQLTGIDNNDRQRLSYVLLGWSAATAMVFARAFLEQRVFDGWLRPYSNLVIAFLLIATGSYAILSPRFADITDPLSTFAYLLVITWLVPVLVRAWRRRSNYLWIFALAWGAPVALAGVRVLAAFNLIGWQMWIDNSTLLAMALEAALSSLGVAYRIRLLSVERDEAREQEIAARLLAATDPLTGLLNRRAFLDNAIGRTEDHQLILIDIDHFKSINETIGHDGGDEVLRVIARALRASATPEALVARVGGEEFAMIAPAEAPLDARGVLDRLRMERMPFDLTVTASIGTCIGPLTRETDWKAMYRCADRALFEAKAAGRDRVRNGATLADAA